tacaaaTATTTCCAAGAAAATTTATAACAGCATGCGTCTCTTTCATGTTTGTTTAATGATTTTGTTCGAGGTTGATGAGTCGAAGGAGGTTATTAGGGCACTCATAGTGGCTCTAATCAAATTGTGTTAGAAAATGGAACTTGATAGGGTGTTGAATGATGTGGTCAGGTGTGAATTTTCCTCTTAGAAGTTGTCATTGGCTTGGTCTCAGCAATGATGTTGGGTTAGTGGATTTCTTGTGTTTTCTCTATTGTGGGTCATAATAATGAACTTTGTAGAAACCAAGTGAAGTGGAGCTTAACCTTTATAAAATTTTCTACATGAGTGGTGCTCTCCAAGGATTAACTAGACATTTGAAAGTAGCAATGCCTCCTCTACTAGTAATATTGACAGCAACTTAGGGTGGGAGGGGCAActaatgtttttttattattaaaataagaaaaaaaataaggGTGTTGACCTTGTACAAAGACAAGCCAAAAAGGCTACCGACAACAGATCAAGATCAAACCACTGATAGCACGAGCCATAATAGGCAACTTAGAGCACACTAGCATAATAGCTAGCAACCCACATCAAGGATGGGTAGAAAATTCAcccacaacttgaggaagattttgggAAGAGGAGAAAGAACAATGTTTCCTCCTTCAACAAACAATGGTCCAAGCAATACTATCATTTGGAGCATCATCACAAAGGGGAGCAAGAGGTGAAATCTCCTTAGTGAGACTGACGACACAAGGAACAAAATGTTGTCCAGTTGGTACATCATCCACCAAAGGCTAGAGCAAACCAGGAGCCACAAGTGGGGTAGGGTCCACGAGTCCAGAGGGCCACATCAGCAGCAAGAGGCAGAGTAGTATCCATATGACTTGAACAGGCCACACCAACAATAAGAGTCAAAACATCATCCTTAGAGGAGTCATCATCAACCTATGAAGAGTCATCAAAGGAAGAATTAGAAGGCAAGATAGTCATGTGATCGCtattagcatccttccaccaagtggcaACGCATTTATGGCCTAAGAGATAACAATTTGTGGCTGAAGGACCGATAGAGAATCAATGACAATATCGAAAGGGGAGACCTTCATAATCCAATGACTGAATCCATGACCTATCCCCAACCTTGAGAACCACATCCCCACAAAAAGGTATGGAGATGTCAATTGATCAAAATGCGTACAAAGGTAGAAAGACCCATGGAGGAGTTGGTATTGTCAACCTTCAAGTAGTGGTTgatagagttgccaatggcctcaaaatctcccaaaaatgaaggggaagattaggAAGACGAATCCACACTGGACACACACTGAATGGTTTAGTAAGAGGGTTGAAAGAGGTTGTCCAAGGTTTGACCAAGAGGGAGTGAACACTCCAAACCCACAGCCCACTCATCAAACCATGGTCaacagaagaaacaaaaacaacaataaaataatcCTCTTAGCATAAGGGAAAAACTCAATGTTGCCAAcaactaaaggcttccaagaatccaTTACCCATCTATGAAGATTCGGGAGAGTGGACCAAAGACCTACAAATCTGCACACATATCCACAACATCAGTAGAAATCCACATTTTCcaccacatcttggccacaaaccacaacaagggaggtcttggcacaagtAAGAGGAGAAGATTTCCCCTTGGAAGGATGAGGAACAACAAAACAAGCAACATGAGCAAAGCTCTGCCCACCAACAATTTAAAAAAGCCTTGGAGAGGGAGGCCCAACACCCACAACACCAGACAAAGACCCAGAAGGTCAACCAATAACAGGAGGCATCACAAAGGACAAAGCTCCCACACCCATAGTTGGTGCGGAAGCATCACCCACCACCAAAATTGCATGAATCGTATAGGAGTCAGGCCCAAACGCAACTGAAAAGGGCGCCCCAAGTGTAGGAGATGGCCCAAAACCAAAGGGCATCATAGGTGGCAAGCCAAAGATAGGAGCTGAAGCAAAGACGGTAACCATTGGGAGAGCAAGAGTTTTTTTCAAAACGAATATTGCGGGAGTCAACACTACGAGAGCCTCCATTGTAATTCTTTAAAAGGTAGGTAAAAGAAAAATGACAAATGATTTGTAATTGTTATAGTTGTTAATAAAATATATAGATATGATATCTTAGACTAATTTACCAAACAATAAAAATTAACTctgtttttttataattaaaaaataaaatatttaaaaaatttcaattttgcaattaatttcatttcattatataaattttcaaacttgtttTATAAGAGAAACATGTTTGATTTTAAGAGACCTAACAAATTTtcaaagtcaatttttttttaatgagagacatgtttgattttaagaaacctaagaaattttcaaagtcaattttaaaataaattccatGTAAAATTAAACTATTCTACTCAATTGTGAATACTTTATTTCACAAACATTACTGAAGTCGACAGTATATTCCATTGTACTAAGCTCAGGTACATAACACGTAAGTCACTGATAGAAATTATTGATAAATAAGTTCAATTTTATTATCGATATATTCTATTTTACCAGGCATAGGTACAAAACACAAGTCATgcataaaaacaaaaaaagaagttgCATTTTATTGTAATGTTTAACATTGTCCATTATCTAATCAACCATACGAAACACCGCGAGTATTGGGCCCTTCGTCTATTTAATTTACAAGTCTTTTATTAAGAATTAATGGGTAACAACACATAGGCCTATTCATTGATATGCAATATATTGGTTTGAATTTTTGCAGAAACATTTTGTTGATACATGATGCAAAATGGATGCCCTCCCCCAATAATTTGACTGTGTATACTTCTGTTGTCCCTCTCTGGTGGATGAGAATTCTTGTCCTGCATCTCTGATGATGGTTAATGCTTCCCTTGCGGTGGCTTCTTTTGAGATTGGTACCGCTCAAGAAGCTTTGTTGTCCCATGTTGTAGCTTCTACTATGAACCGATTCATGCCTCTCATGCTTCTGATTCTATTTCATGATCTTGTCTAGTCTATAGATTCAATACAGCATACATCTTTGAGTACACATTTTTCCTCATTGCGCAAGGTTCTGGTTGAGGCAACGGTTGAGGACTCCTTCCTCTCTCTCCTTAATCGGAGGAACTTGAATGGTGAGCCTTAGATGGTTGTTCAAAAAGGAGGTCTTCTTAAACTAGTTTCAGAATCTCATCCTGTCTTCTATCGGAGAAAATTGAATGGTGAGCCTTAGATGGTTGTTCAAAAAAAGAGGCCGCCTTAAATTTGTTTCGGAATCTCATCCTCTCCTTAATCGGAGGACCTTGAATGGTGAGGTCTTATAAGATGGTTGTTCAAAAAAGAGAGGCCTTCCAAAATTTGTTTTGGAATCTCATCCCCAAATTAAAGACGTGCAGATAGCAAGGAAAAGAAATGGCATTGTGTAGGATGGATGGTTTGTATAAGGTTCTAGACCCTTTGGTGAACAATTATTTTACAAACGTGGCGATGTAACAGGTTTTTTTAAAAACCATCGAAAACTATTTACCCTTTAATCAAACACATAGCTGGCTTGTGACAAAATGTGGCTTGTGACATTCAAGATTGATATCTTTGACATTTTttgatataaatatatgtaaattatCTATGCtactttattatattatatttcaataTAGATATCATGCAATTAGATGTAATGAATGTTCATCATGTAAATATCAGTTAAATTTAGATTAAGTAATTTTTTGTTATCTGCTCAATCCATTACAAACTCCCTTGCTATCATAAAATAATTAGAATCTCTCCAAACAATGATCACTGACTCAATTACAATGTCGTAATGTACTATTATAATTAGACTACAGTATAATATTGATTggttttaaaaatagtttttacAGTCTTTAAGTACATCTTCACAAACTGTGGTCCAGATTAATCAACAAAGCAACCAACCACACTGTCAATCCCTTGAATCTCAAAATACGTCCATTTATAAGTTGTCATACAGATTGATCACCAGAGCTGCAAACCAACTTTAATTGACCCTAGGTTTGGCCTTTTGTCTTGTTTAACTGGACTGACTAATCACCAGAGCTGCAAACCAACTTAATGGACCCTAAGTTTGGCCTTTTGTCTTGTTTAACTGGACTGACTAATTGTCTATTTTTCTCTAGGCAGCGTGTTGGCTGCCCCCCCCTCTGTTATTTTTTTACATTTGATTCAATATTAAAAAATAACACTTAATTGACCGTGGATGAGTATTACAACAATACAGATGACCTGTTTGTTACATGCAGATATGATGACATCAAAAACTGGTAGAACACAATCATAAATTCAAAAGCTGCGAAACAAAATCATCAATTCATTTGCATTATAACTGCTTCCACATCTCTTCTCAGAGTGTCCCTGCCATGGCTATTGCTTAGAACAATCAGCAAGGTTGTAAAACTCGGGCATTGCAAGCAATTGCAAGATCCGTAGGCATCGAGTGTTTACAAACAAAGCATAAATAATAAATACTAAACACCCAAGTGAGACAAAGCAAACGACGACAATTGTGCTCGTTTTATATCTGAAAGAAAAATGTAGTAGACACATCTTACTTTCTCATCCTGTAGCCAAAATATTCAGTGCCAGTAAATCATTAAATTGATGAACATCTTACTTTCTCATCCTATAGCCAAATATTCAGTGCCAGTAAATCATTAAATTGATGAACCCTTCAGTGCCAGTAAATCATTATTAAATTGATGAACCCCCCTGTCCATGTTACTGACCGAATTAGGCCAACTATCAAATAATATGATGAAAAATTTGTCTTAAATGCATTCCAGGCATATAACCTATATTCATCAACTATCTATCTAATAATGTGAAATATAACTGAAAAACCTTGTGCATGCATATAGCTTGTTTCTCTGCACTAGTATACCCTATACCTCTAGCATAAACTTTGTATAGTGTGCATTGAACcaaatatctaaatatactatgatTCTAGCAAATCAAACATGGAACCATAAATTAGGCCACAATAGTCCATTATTTTGTACGTGTCATTTTACCTTTCTCCAATTTAAGGAAATgtgccaattgttgaaatgaaattTAATAAAACCTTCAGTTCAACTAATAATAATTCTAAAGTTCAGTCTCTTTTCCAAACAGAGCATTAGAAAATTAAACAAGAGTTCAATATTAGAATATAATGTACCATGTTATTTAAAATTTGTCCAAGAATCTTTCATAAGGGGGGAGCCCAGAATAAATTTTCCCAGCACATATGAAAGCCAAGAGCAATTCTATAAAATCTACAGAAGCCATATTTCGAACCCCATAAACTTTAGAAATTATAAATTTGAGAATATAAGGATGACATTTTACTTCTTACTTTCCAATACAGAGGAAAATAATAAATTCACCGTGTACAAGACAACTATAGAGCATATGCTGAGATTAATTATATAATCAAACCAAAAAAAGCAAAGACAATTGCCAATAAGGTATGCCTAATGCCTTAAATTTGCGTAAAATACAGGAGGGAATCATTGCATTATAATAGCAGCTGCAAAGTGCTATCATCAAATAAATAGGAATGCCTATTTGTGTTCGCATAAGCAAATACCCATTATGGAACTGACTCAGATATTCCTATGCTTGAAACTTAGCATGTCAAGACTAACTTGTGAGttctcttcaacaaaagcttttcAATAGTTTAAATCAAATTGGACCTTGCACTGCATTAGCAAGATCCAATGCCAACAGAAGAAATAATGGTCCTGCAAAGCTGCTAGATCACCATGTAAAGCAACTTGACACCAATAAAATCATATTATGTGTCTGATAATTCACGTATGGGTTTCCATACATCTTCATATGGTTACTGTTGTTGGTTCATGTGTGTAATTCCATATAGCTTAAATTCCTTCTATTATATAGGTAGGTTATGAATCATGAAAAGATGCCTCCAAGTTTCTTTGCaaaatcatcttcatcatcatcttcaatgtaattttcctcttcatcttcttcttgcaTTTGATTGCCATTCCTTTGCCATTCCTCATTCTCCTCATGCTCTGAGTGTTCCAGATCATAATCTTCATGGTCTGCATCAATATCTTCCTCTCCACTGCTGTGAATCTCTTCATTCATTACCATGTCATCTAGTTCATTTCTTTCAACAGGCACTGTTCCATTTCCCTGGGCTGATGGCTTGTGCTCCATAGCAGTATCCAAATCAGAAGCTTCAAAATCTTCTGCTCTTTGACTAATAGTAGGCTCAAATGCATAATCATCACCTTCGGGTAGTTCTCCCTCTTCAACTTCTTTCTCAGACAGTGGTGAGAGGTTTCCCTTCTCAGCACTCTTGGTATCCATGCCTGAACTGAATCCTTGATAATTTTGATTTGGCTCTTCTGTAGATCTGTCTCCTGTGATATCATCATTTCCATGGGCTCCTCTTCGTTTTGCCTTCAAAATATCACTCAATGGCTTTGGACCCTCAAAACCTTGTTCATCATTCAATTCATCAGTTACCTTTCCAAATCTCATCTTCCTTTCTTCAAGAGGGAGATTTTGTCTAAGTCTGGCTTCATTCTTAACAGAGACATTCTGTACAGAtccatgtaatctggattgtataGAACTTGCAGGTTCTTCACTTTGTTCACGGTTCTTTTCTTGTTTAATCTGTGCAAGAGTTTTAGGACCAGCAAAACTTATCACATCTGTCCTTGTGTCATTGTTCTTAAAATTTTGACTTCTTGAGCTCCTGCTTTCTGGTAATGCTGCAGCCTCTGGAAGCATTCTGCCCCTCTCCTTTCCCTGATAAGTGCTTCTATAATGATCACTCCGACCACGTCTGCCTGGTGAGCTTTTGTACCGAAACCGTTCTGAGTTTCCTTCATAATCAGAATCTGCATTTTCAGATGAATCTCGCTTAAAGCCACCAGCCTCTACTTGTATCCTTCCATGCAATCGCCTATTATTCTGCGGAAGACCCTGCTGTGAGTGATCCCTGTATGTTACATCATGATGTCTATGTTCATCATCCCACAGCTTATGGCCGTGATGAAAATCACCATGTTGTGCATCCAAATGCTGCCTTTTCGGAGAATTATCCACTGCTTTAGCTGAGCCAAATTTCCTACGCTTTGAAATGCGGTGCCGAAGATCACCAATATTGTTCTGTTCCACATCATCTTCATTAGATAAAGACCTCCTTTCCCGCACAATTGCCCTCTCTGTAGCTCTATCATCAAAAGGATTAAGCTGCTTCCGGCCAACTTGGTCATATCCTCTGTGTTTATATTGATCATAAGGTCCATGGTTATATTGATACTCAGCATCAGAGTAACCTGTTCGCTCATGCATGCTTGGATGATCATAATCAAATCGGGGAAACTCCCTCTTCTTATTTCTTTCACGGCCATTAACTGTCCCTCTTGCTATTTCTATATCATGGTTAGGGCGGTAATCAGCATCCTCGTGATGACTTAATTGATCAGGTCCATTATCTACAAGAACATCAAATCCTGGAGATGATTCACCTAACCACTCATCATGTTCTATGCCATTTTGCAGCCGGTCATCTGGAGGTTGACCATGACGTACACGAGATCTGGGAACTGGAGCATTGTATGTCCTTTCTCTTGTAGATTCCATCTCTGGTAAATCCAATTCAACACTATGCCTGTttgactgagaataaggtggttgaGAGCGCA
The nucleotide sequence above comes from Cryptomeria japonica chromosome 11, Sugi_1.0, whole genome shotgun sequence. Encoded proteins:
- the LOC131063953 gene encoding zinc finger CCCH domain-containing protein 32, which produces MDEETQKRNTDCVYFLASPLTCKKGNECEYRHSESARINPRDCWYWMSGNCLNPTCSFRHPPLDGLPGAASSGISGAPLSASSQPPALASLPAPVNANKPKVPCYFFNQGFCAKGDKCPYMHGILSGGSLATQKATKVSAADPQTSTKQVINEAENIKDGKYSSPPSVANTIQSSDPKKLQSINNMSATPNNFKAVQSSKPMTLQSNNLKAGQSGNPVGIHSNNVKGVHSNHTMAVHIPPAVKSNSQVRSQPPYSQSNRHSVELDLPEMESTRERTYNAPVPRSRVRHGQPPDDRLQNGIEHDEWLGESSPGFDVLVDNGPDQLSHHEDADYRPNHDIEIARGTVNGRERNKKREFPRFDYDHPSMHERTGYSDAEYQYNHGPYDQYKHRGYDQVGRKQLNPFDDRATERAIVRERRSLSNEDDVEQNNIGDLRHRISKRRKFGSAKAVDNSPKRQHLDAQHGDFHHGHKLWDDEHRHHDVTYRDHSQQGLPQNNRRLHGRIQVEAGGFKRDSSENADSDYEGNSERFRYKSSPGRRGRSDHYRSTYQGKERGRMLPEAAALPESRSSRSQNFKNNDTRTDVISFAGPKTLAQIKQEKNREQSEEPASSIQSRLHGSVQNVSVKNEARLRQNLPLEERKMRFGKVTDELNDEQGFEGPKPLSDILKAKRRGAHGNDDITGDRSTEEPNQNYQGFSSGMDTKSAEKGNLSPLSEKEVEEGELPEGDDYAFEPTISQRAEDFEASDLDTAMEHKPSAQGNGTVPVERNELDDMVMNEEIHSSGEEDIDADHEDYDLEHSEHEENEEWQRNGNQMQEEDEEENYIEDDDEDDFAKKLGGIFS